The proteins below are encoded in one region of Apium graveolens cultivar Ventura chromosome 4, ASM990537v1, whole genome shotgun sequence:
- the LOC141720714 gene encoding uncharacterized protein LOC141720714 yields MADEAQFDSSTNKRKYGDDVTTPPSTGRVTGFSSGPIASQSPDSTAPSYNSVPPPADAFLIAKQKAMELAAKYTANAPPEAEAKRPRFENGAEYEANKSFGSGFSSAPNDIGQKPLSSVASIPAAYGYGANSKKIEIPNNRVGVIIGKGGETIKYLQLQSGAKIQVTRDTEADPNSPTRGVELMGNPDQIAKAEQLINDVLSEAESGGAAVPSRRTGQHGGSEQFSMMIPNNKVGLVIGKSGETIKNMQSNSGARIQVIPLHLPPGDMSTERTLQIDGTSDQIEAAKILVNEVLNSENRLRNPAGAGYSYQGYQARPPAYGYVQPGGYAGQTQQYNMTQPQYAGYPSQPTSGGYGGWDHSAAATNQQTTQVGGYDYYSQQPAPLQQPPGAPGSADAAGYAYSQQAVSGYNQQGQSYSQDGYGGYHSSAPQTGYSQAQPVYDQQQGYNTTPGYANVANSTPDGQTPSYGAQGDGTQAPPSSAPGQQGYTSQQPSPNSAYPPQLPTQPGYGVPPSSQTGYGSQPPSGYAPSYGAPQTQKPPATQQAYGQAQQSPTAQGGYVQPAPVQPGYSQPPPSQAGYAQPDSGAQRVAAAGYSAAQASGYAPPPYGAPPVTQSGYGQPPPAYNSSYGNAYPQPAAYSADTNAAPASQSVNPSGGAKTSPQK; encoded by the exons ATGGCGGACGAGGCACAATTCGATTCATCTACCAACAAGCGCAAGTACGGCGATGACGTCACCACGCCGCCGTCCACCGGTCGAGTCACTGGCTTTTCCTCCGGTCCAATCGCTTCTCAATCGCCGGATTCCACCGCTCCGTCGTACAACAGTGTGCCGCCGCCTGCAGATGCGTTTCTTATAGCCAAGCAGAAAGCGATGGAGCTGGCGGCTAAGTATACTGCTAACGCACCGCCAGAAGCCGAAGCGAAGCGGCCGAGGTTCGAAAATGGGGCGGAGTATGAGGCGAATAAGAGTTTTGGTTCTGGATTTAGTTCTGCTCCTAACG ATATAGGACAAAAGCCATTGAGTTCAGTGGCTTCGATTCCAGCTGCTTATGGTTATGGCGCCAACAGCAAAAAAATTGAGATTCCAAATAACAGAGTTGGGGTCATTATTGGTAAAGGTGGAGAGACTATTAAGTACCTTCAGCTTCAATCTGGAGCAAAGATACAAGTTACCAGGGATACGGAGGCAGACCCAAATTCCCCAACTAGAGGGGTTGAGCTCATGGGTAATCCTGACCAGATTGCAAAGGCTGAGCAGCTGATTAATGATGTTCTCAGTGAG GCCGAATCAGGTGGTGCTGCCGTACCTTCTCGCAGAACCGGACAACATGGTGGTTCTGAGCAATTCTCCATGATGATACCCAACAACAAG GTTGGTCTTGTAATTGGTAAATCAGGCGAGACCATAAAAAACATGCAAAGTAATTCAGGTGCTCGTATTCAG GTCATACCTCTGCACCTTCCCCCTGGTGATATGTCCACTGAAAGGACCTTACAAATTGACGGGACAAGTGATCAAATTGAAGCTGCAAAAATTTTAGTCAATGAAGTACTCAATTCTGAG AACCGTCTTCGGAACCCTGCAGGGGCAGGATATTCTTATCAAGGTTACCAGGCTCGACCTCCTGCTTATGGATATGTTCAACCTGGAGGGTATGCTGGACAAACACAGCAGTATAATATGACTCAGCCACAATATGCTGGGTATCCTTCACAACCCACTTCTGGTGGATATGGTGGCTGGGATCACTCTGCTGCTGCAACTAATCAGCAGACTACTCAAGTAGGTGGCTATGATTACTACAGCCAGCAGCCAGCTCCACTGCAGCAGCCTCCTGGCGCTCCTGGCTCTGCAGATGCGGCTGGCTATGCTTATAGTCAACAAGCTGTCTCTGGTTACAATCAGCAAGGTCAGAGTTACAGCCAAGATGGCTATGGCGGGTATCATTCATCCGCTCCTCAGACTGGTTATTCTCAGGCACAACCAGTTTATGATCAGCAACAAGGATATAATACTACACCCGGATATGCTAATGTTGCTAACTCGACACCAGATGGGCAAACTCCATCATATGGAGCTCAAGGTGATGGCACCCAAGCACCTCCTTCAAGTGCTCCGGGACAGCAAGGATACACTAGCCAGCAGCCCAGTCCTAATTCTGCTTATCCACCACAGCTGCCTACTCAGCCAGGTTACGGTGTACCACCAAGTTCACAAACTGGGTATGGGTCTCAACCACCCTCAGGGTATGCCCCAAGCTATGGAGCACCTCAAACTCAGAAACCCCCAGCCACTCAGCAAGCATATGGGCAGGCACAGCAGTCCCCTACTGCCCAAGGGGGTTATGTTCAACCTGCTCCAGTGCAGCCAGGTTATTCTCAGCCACCACCTTCACAAGCTGGTTATGCTCAGCCAGATTCTGGTGCTCAGAGAGTTGCAGCAGCTGGTTATAGCGCCGCACAGGCTTCAGGTTATGCTCCACCACCATATGGTGCACCTCCAGTAACTCAGTCAGGTTATGGACAGCCTCCACCAGCATATAACAGCTCTTATGGAAATGCTTATCCCCAACCTGCGGCGTATTCTGCTGATACAAATGCAGCCCCAGCTTCTCAGTCTGTTAACCCTAGTGGGGGTGCCAAAACATCGCCGCAGAAGTGA
- the LOC141720715 gene encoding zeatin O-glucosyltransferase-like, protein MSFEDEGEKQATQSHEVIVVMVPFPAQGHLNQLLHLSRLISSYNVPVHYVSTTILSRQAKLRVQGWDPLSTPNTMMIKFHEFPVPAFPSLPPNPQTAVEFPSHLLPSFYSVLHLRKPVAKLLSVLSPTTKRLVIIYDAVPSIIQDVVTIPNGEAYSFQPLSAFRISSYVWETMGRPQGIDDHIAKLVPSRASTLTPQVMEFINKQEAHNKYSSGAIFNTCRAIEAPFLDVCAKVNSRQWAIGPFNPMEVCKTSGHKCLEWLDKQIPNSVIYVSFGSTTTLTDEQIKKLAVGLENSGQKFLWVLRDADRADIFVGDGRAHELPKEYEERIEVNGQGIIVRDWAPQLEILAHTSTGGFMSHCGWNSCLESITMGVPLATWPMHSDQPHNALLINVVLKVGIVARDWMHRDDLVESLAIENAVKKLMTSGEGEEIRKRMLELSKAVKRSVAEGGDSRLDIDDFIAHIRR, encoded by the coding sequence ATGAGTTTTGAGGATGAGGGCGAGAAGCAAGCAACACAGAGTCATGAAGTAATTGTGGTCATGGTTCCCTTTCCTGCGCAAGGCCATCTGAACCAGCTTCTCCACCTTTCCCGCCTCATTTCTTCCTACAATGTTCCGGTTCATTACGTAAGCACCACTATCCTTAGCCGGCAGGCCAAGCTCCGAGTCCAAGGTTGGGATCCGCTCTCAACTCCAAATACGATGATGATAAAATTCCATGAATTCCCAGTGCCTGCTTTTCCCTCCCTTCCTCCCAACCCACAAACTGCTGTCGAATTCCCTTCCCATCTTCTACCCTCTTTTTACTCTGTTTTGCACCTCCGGAAACCAGTGGCCAAACTACTATCTGTTCTCTCTCCCACCACCAAAAGGCTTGTCATAATTTATGACGCTGTACCCTCTATCATTCAAGACGTGGTTACAATACCAAACGGAGAAGCCTACTCTTTTCAGCCCCTCTCAGCTTTCCGAATATCATCATATGTCTGGGAAACCATGGGCAGACCTCAGGGGATTGATGATCATATTGCAAAACTGGTTCCTTCTAGAGCATCTACCCTCACTCCACAAGTTATGGAATTCATTAATAAGCAGGAGGCGCATAATAAATACAGCTCAGGCGCCATTTTCAATACATGTAGAGCTATCGAAGCTCCATTTCTTGATGTGTGCGCAAAGGTAAACTCCAGACAGTGGGCTATCGGGCCATTCAACCCCATGGAGGTATGCAAGACTTCAGGCCATAAATGTTTGGAGTGGCTAGACAAACAAATTCCGAATTCTGTAATATATGTTTCTTTTGGATCAACAACTACATTGACAGATGAACAAATTAAGAAGCTTGCAGTTGGGCTAGAAAACAGCGGGCAGAAGTTCCTTTGGGTATTGCGGGATGCAGACAGAGCAGACATATTTGTGGGAGATGGGAGAGCACATGAGTTGCCAAAAGAGTATGAAGAAAGAATAGAAGTAAACGGACAGGGGATTATAGTGAGAGATTGGGCGCCTCAGCTAGAAATCTTGGCGCACACCTCAACAGGAGGGTTTATGAGTCACTGTGGATGGAATTCATGCTTGGAAAGTATTACAATGGGAGTCCCTCTAGCAACGTGGCCAATGCATTCTGATCAACCCCATAATGCCTTGTTAATCAACGTTGTTCTTAAAGTTGGGATTGTAGCAAGGGACTGGATGCACAGGGATGACTTAGTGGAGTCGTTGGCGATTGAGAATGCTGTTAAAAAGTTAATGACATCAGGAGAAGGAGAGGAGATAAGGAAGAGGATGTTAGAGTTGTCTAAAGCCGTCAAGAGATCAGTAGCTGAAGGAGGCGATAGTCGTCTGGATATTGATGATTTTATTGCTCACATACGAAGATAG